A genomic window from bacterium includes:
- a CDS encoding PDZ domain-containing protein, producing MPRLSLTLTALACLVIGFLAFGAGWQYGTPEPPPSVPAAKEERLERLNERVDRLAERLDEEVARHAALEERLASALEERPLAPARESTRPAHRAVNPVRASRSASGFDPEALLAAGFFQRDVEAYAETRDDVELRRLALRDRATREGWMQTPRYATESRDLSAELVAAREAYGEEFSDWALFASGQPNRLGIGDVISGSPAAAAGLEPGDILESYAGSRIQAVSDLHELTVAGRAGESTPIEVRRDGSLLRLTIPRGPLGVRVNPIRQEPPPPR from the coding sequence ATGCCTCGGCTCTCGCTCACCCTGACCGCCCTCGCCTGCCTGGTGATCGGCTTCCTCGCGTTCGGTGCGGGGTGGCAGTACGGGACGCCAGAGCCTCCGCCCAGCGTGCCCGCCGCGAAAGAGGAACGTCTGGAGCGCCTGAACGAGCGAGTCGATCGCCTCGCAGAGCGCCTCGACGAGGAAGTCGCCCGCCACGCGGCACTCGAAGAGAGGCTTGCCTCCGCGCTCGAAGAGCGACCGTTGGCTCCGGCGCGAGAGAGCACCCGGCCGGCGCACCGCGCGGTGAACCCGGTACGCGCATCACGATCCGCGTCGGGATTCGATCCGGAAGCGCTACTGGCCGCTGGTTTCTTCCAGCGCGACGTGGAAGCCTATGCCGAGACCCGCGACGATGTAGAGCTGCGGCGCCTGGCCCTGCGCGATCGCGCGACCCGCGAGGGCTGGATGCAAACCCCCCGCTACGCCACCGAGAGCCGGGACCTCTCGGCTGAACTCGTCGCTGCAAGAGAGGCATACGGAGAGGAATTCTCGGACTGGGCTCTCTTCGCATCGGGCCAGCCGAATCGGCTGGGTATCGGCGATGTGATCTCCGGCTCGCCGGCTGCCGCAGCCGGCCTGGAGCCCGGCGACATCCTCGAAAGCTACGCCGGCTCTCGAATCCAGGCTGTCTCGGACCTGCATGAGCTGACCGTCGCCGGAAGAGCGGGCGAGTCGACACCCATCGAGGTTCGACGCGATGGCAGCTTGTTGAGGCTCACGATTCCCCGTGGCCCGCTCGGCGTGCGCGTGAACCCCATCCGCCAGGAACCCCCGCCACCTCGCTGA